TGCATTGAGGCCCCCTTCACTAGTGAAGATTTCTACTTCCGATTAGTCGGTACTTGACTACTCGGTATGTAGAACAGCCAAGAGTGCAGCAACACAAGCGACTACACCAAGAAAAGAGAAAAGGCGAAGAAGAGCCGAATCAAGCAATCTGTTATAAAAGGGTCTAAACCTTGGAGTTGGATCATCAATCTCAGCACTAATTTGCTCAAGAGGAAGATTTAATTGGGGCAATCTTGTTGATCAGAATGACTAGAAAAGACAATtagacttttttttatatatactaCTACTATTATGCCCAGACCCTAGTTTTTCCTAAGAGCGGGATagactgggtatgatgatgatgactactACTATGCTTACAACTGCATACTTCTAGAAACCATTACTCAATCACATATTACGTGCAGAATCTTCTGTGAGTTTCCTGTTGCTTGACCTTCAGAATGAACTTTCTGTGTCTATTTTTGGAAAGGCGTAGCTTCGTCTGATCAGACCAACTTCATTTTGGAAAGGCAAAATATTCTTTATCGGACTATCATGGATTTGGTACTTAAAAAGTTTCACTCGTAAGTCACCTTCATCTTTTTCTCCTTTACGCTTTCTACATGCGCCTGCAAAGTTCGAGTCACAACTTGTTTTAGCACCCTCTGTAGAATCAATCATCTCATGATCCTCGTCTCTGCACTCTTTGTGGTCAAAGATGACATGGTTATCGTTTGGCTCCAAGCATGGTAGCGCTCTTTTCATGTCGGACAAGTAATTCATGGCTTTTTCAAGAAGCATCGAGAACTCATCACTAATAAAGCATCTCGAGGCTTGACTCGTAACCTGTAATAGCCATTCTGAAACAAGAAAAGTTCACAATCAAAGAGTTGGATGTATACAGGAAAAACAGAAACGCCTTCAAGCTTATACGAAAATATAATTCTTTAATGAGGCCATCTCATTGTGAGACGTGGGTCAACccaaactattttaaaaaaatgcttGCTGTACAAGTgttaattcaaattttattgtttttttaatgttcttttACTAATGGGCTACTTGTATGGGCTTGTCTAacagtgagacggtctcatacaagacttgctgcgAAACGAGAAACTTTGTAAAAATGGCTCAATAGCTAGCATATATCagaatgaaaaacacataaTATCTATATCAAACCTCATCCCAACTTGCCATTGCAGAAGACAAAAGTCAAGTCCAAAGCCCTTATCGGAGAGAAAGATTACGAGGGTCACGACAAGACTCACTCACCCATAAAAGCAGTTGGAGTTgagaaattaattttatttgcatTCTCTAGCGCAACGATTTGTGTAGAGACCCACTTCAATAACTGAGAGAGTATGAACGATTTCGAGAAAGCTTTCATGTAAAAGACGAGTCTATCATGATCGCCATTACACCTGCAGCCAAAGTCGATTAAACATCCAAGATATAACAAAGTAACGGCTTCCAACTATAGAACTTAGCATGCCTCGTACCGAACAAATTGCATCGCCTTGTCTGCGACAAACAACCATGTTGAAGCAAGTATGTTCGAGTGATGGCTACAAAGGCGAATTCCACATCCTCGATCAAATAAATCTTCTAAGATGATAGCATCAAAAATGGCTTCTCGCAAAAGAACCTCATCAACCGCAGTCTGTAAACACCAACACCAACACCAACCCAAGCTAAATTGTTTATGTGTCATTAGAATTTACATTGCCTCTTAAAGAAAGGTGATAGGTTACCCATCAAAGCGTTTCCATCATTTAATACGGTCCAAAAAAGAGGGCGTTGTCTACAATTCGAGTATCCAGTCCGCAAGGAACTCCTCTAACTGTAGTGTACAAAATGCTAATAGCTGACTAATGATGAAGTCAACATATTTGTGACAGAACGCTAAAAGACATGTTTATCTTCACATAACATATATCTGATAACATCAGCAAAACTTATGTAAAGGATTATCTCAAAGACACAGAAAATACATGCTTACCAGTAGAGATAAAACGGGCAAACTGGATTCCAACAGCATCTTGAGAAGAATGTCTGCCAAAGATTCACCAGTAAGATATTTTCATACTATTTTGTCTGGCATAAGGTGAAAACATCGCATCAAGAAAGCCGCCATGTAAGAGAGCTCAAGAACCAGTTCTCAAGATAAAGCTAAGGAGAGTACACTTTGTAGAAGACACAAGTACACAACTCTTGAAGACCACCAAAATAAGATAGAAAATCAATTTTTCCGAACTCAAAGCATCAgaaaacaatcaaaaattttaCCAGGTAAAAACAATATGTTAGAACACACTAAAGAGAGGAAATAAAGTATAAGTAGCCTAACTTTATTTCCTATGTAGGCTAAGCACTGATTGTTAAAAGAGAACAAGCAAACTAACCATTGATGAAACTAAAGTGAACACACACAGAACGTTTGGGTAAAGGAGGGGCGACGGGTTGCAAAGAAGACAATGCAATAATGGCAAACAACGACCTATCTGCTGTTGTACACGAATCTTTGTCAACCATAGCTCCCAATCAAGAATCAACTTGTTCAATCAATATAAAATCCATGTGGACGACCACCAAAACTAATCTATTCGTTCATTCAGGCAACCCTTATCTCTTGGGATTAAGATTTTGtcattgttgttcttgttgaaTCAATATAGATCCAAAAGTTCTTAGAGAAACAGCAAATGGAGTTCTTAGAGAATGCTGTATCTATCATCTcgttaaaataaattcatacatATGGTTGTTCCATGTCAAAACAAATCCACCCTTTCTTTACTTCGTTGCTAATAATTTGTTTAGACACGGTAAGTGCAGTATGTTATAGTACGCAGTTTCAATACATGAAACGTAACAGCAGAACTATACCAGATGCCAATGCCAATAACAACAAGAACTTCCCCATCATCAAGCAAAACATAGAAATGATTTTTTAGTGTTCATGTCACTTACTCCCTCCTCTCCAGCACAcatgtctcattttctttttgcaCTTTATCCAATACATtgagaatcaaataagatctcatttaaaatatttttcactTATAGATCAAgaataatacataacaaatttTGATTGATAAATTAGTTCCCAAATAGTAAACGGTGTAAGAAGGGGGGCTATTAGTTagtacattaaacaaaacaatcaAGTAGATACTACTAATCACCCCAATAATTACATGAATACTAGTAAATAGTAAGAAGCAGTTCTTACATGTTATGGCTTCCCTAACAATAACATAATCCATAAAATTACACAAGCATACATGGCAAGAAAAAAGTAATCTTACCAAAGAAGTAACAACTCCTGAATCCACTATTGGTACTTACAACCAAGCTCAGAACATCTGCTTTCAGCTTTTCCTGTGAATCCTCCCAAACAAACTTCAAGCAAAGATACAGCAAAAATGTCTGGTACATTACAATCCCAGCTAAGAGACCAACCCTACCACCCATCAAAAGCTCATTGTGAACTTCACCACTGATAACTGGGAAAAACATCTTAACATCATCCTCAAATGCAAACCGACTCTCCCGTTTTTGAATTGTCCAAACTTTAaccaaatcaacaaaacaagGCGTAAACACAAGAGCATCATCATGGTCATCTACTGCCTCACAACAACACAAACTAATAAAACTCACTAAACCCTCCATAAAACAACCAATTTCTACTTTAATAACTTCATCTAAGCTTGATTTAGTGTTTGATATTAAGTCAGAAACTAAATTATACAACTCAAAAGTTAATGGGGCTAATACAGCAACTTTTTTAAGACTACTACAACATGGACCAGAGCAAGAATTTAATGAATGAAAAAGTTCTTTAAGAGTGAAAATTCTTCCTAAATTAACATCTTGGGTAGTAATGTTTTTGTGGGTATGATAATTTACAGCCGAGTGAAACCAAATTAGTTCAATCGGTGGGGAAGGCATTGTATGAATTATGCGAGAAAACATCAAATTGAAGTgagaaaaatcagaaattcCAGATTGGTGTTGggataagaaaatattaattgattCTTGTAACATGGTTTGGTAAGATTCTGTTGAAGAGGAATTGGAGGTTTGAGGGTTTAAGAGATTCATAGCTAATTCTGAGGAGGATATAGGAGAAATTAAATTGTGGGTTTTGTGAGAATTTTAGGGAATTTGAGAGGAGAATTAAGATAAATGAAAAAGGTTAACTGAAATTTGGTTGAATATGAGAAATTGAAACCCTAGTTTGTGGAATCGTTGAGTAGAGACTATAGAGGGAAAAGTTTGGGTTTTCTTTGTAACGGACAGAATTTGAATCTTTTTTGGTTCTACTGCAACTTTGGGTATAAAGAGctttattttaaataagaaaattagaagaattactcaaaaaaaaaaaaaagaaaaaacaagaaggagaaagaaataatgaaagaaGAGAGTGAGAACCTAAAATTTTATGGGGCTATTTATTTGTggttattattttcattgtctCGTTATTTATTAATTGACATTATAGAATTgctctttatttttataaaatggtaaaatcctcataatatttattcttttttaaaaatcactaaatttatattaattttcttgaATTTAGAGCTTGaatataacaaattttactACACAAATGACATTTTGAgataatttttaacaaatcttcttatttttaaattttaaaaaaatctgaaatAGGGGTCCAAGtcacatgttttgttttatgaGACTATGACACccaattttttttagtacataatttttataaaattattattgatttttgttttttaattaatttttgataatcattatttattaataattaattatgttttatatgcatttctttatatgtttaattttttttttaattatgtagtAATATGGTTGATAATCATGGTAGAGGCAATGTTTCCTTTCGGAGTCTATTATCAATCAATAGTTCTAGGCATATAATTCTAAAAAAGCGACCCTCATGAAAGGGATGTTACTCGGTTCGCTCGTCGTGTTAAGCAGAAGTAGGCGATGAGACAGAGTTAGACTCAAAGGTCTAGCACCATAAAACGTGTGTGTACTCATATAGGTGACTCAATGAGTCAACATATATAGTTTCTCGGGGTGTAGTGATGACGAGAATAGATATAGTTAGCACTACGAGTTGGGCCTTGCATTCATAAACCTTTTTGTAGAACCTATAGGCAAGTTGCGCAGGACGAAGATGTTTACTAGTGGAAGCGTCTATGTCATTGACTTTCTCAGCATGTGCAACAAGACTCAGTCTCTACAAGTGTAGATTATAGCCTACTACATGTTGTGTCGACACTGCTAGTTGACAAGACACGTATTACCGTATTGGGATAAGGCCTCACCTCATTTTAGTTAAGGACGAGGAAAAGTGTGAATTTTTTTAGGGGCAGTTACTCTAGCGTACTTAGATCGTCAACTGGATACCGCTAGCTGGTTTGATTGCAAGATTATTAGGGGATATTTAATGTTGTTACATACATGGATCTATACTCCCTGACCTTTTGCCCTCATCCTCGTCAACGTAACGTTCAAAATAAGAAGTGGGCTTAGCTTTGGATGTCGTCGAAAACATCTCGTGACGTATTCATACTAGCTATCTATAGTTGTATTTTGGACTCCATGTTAAAATTCGGGTAATGTTTTAGATATATAATTCTATTGTTTTTTCTactttaaatgaaatttttacTGCTTATATATGTATTTGCTTGTTAATTGGACTTCATACATCGCTAATCCTACTACATTATTGAGATCCATAGACATTGAGATTTTTGCTGCTTATATGTCTCTTTGCTGGTTTGATCTATTTTGGGTTCAATTTCCATGTTTACAATTTAGGTTGAGGTCATAATTCTTTGTGTCAAATTAGAGTATTATTTTGCTTCTCAAATCACAATTTTCCATGTTCTACTTTTATGTTCCTCCTACCAAAGAAAAAGactcttaaaatatttttgttctcGCATACCCCTCCAACTTAATGTGAAGCAGATCTACATTAGGTAATCATACCTCAAATGTTACAAGTGTATAACTACAATTATAGCTACACTCAACTATTTAAACAGCTAACAACTGATTCctctattttattatatttattatatttcacTTAATTACAcagtttaatatgttattttaattatttatagttaTCTATATACATAACTATAAATTAtagatatttaatatatttcacgttatacataaaaaatctcatataattataattttttatatatgtgcAACAGCGCAaatcacaatatataaaatttcatttaatttggtCAGCCTATTATCATCTTTTAATTTAAGTAAGCTTTAATGAGTTGAGTGTGAAAGAGGTTTCATACCACACCCACTGAACCTAAATACtcaaagtctttttttttttttttttgtctgcTTGAATTTGGACGGTAATTAAAAGTTTCTCGCACCATAGTATTTCTCCCCCATCATCTCTTTACCTttcttctctctcctccctAGCCTTCTTACTCGACGATTTCTCTAATCTGCTCTCGAGGTCAGTTTCATTTTCATCTTTTTGTTACAATTTCTATGATCTCTGATTTTGTATGATTACTTTACTTATGATTTAGTTTGTCACTAATTCTCTATAATTTGCTTACATATATGTTTTTTATACTAGTGGTTTATTTGGTCAAAAAATGTGGGCTGATTTGATTAATCTCAAGTTTTGTTAGGGTTTGTTTGTATCACTAATTCAGCTTTTAAGATCCTGAGATGTAGTCAATGAAGTTAGGATTTTGCATCGTCTAAAGACCGTTTAGCTTTTAAGATTTAATgcagtttttttgttttaaatattcCCCATTTGATTTAGGGTTTATCATTTTGATTTGTGGCTGTTCCTTTTGTTTGAAGCTAGACAAATTGTTTATTTAGTTAGcatgttgtgcgacagcggaagcgaagatcgaaaacaataatgaaacaataaagattcaaacaaacaataaagaaaatcacaccgagaaattaacgtggttcactatcaacgtgatagttACATCCACCGGCATCGacaataaacttttcactataaaccgagagattacaagatgaatacgagaaaccacaacaatggctctccaagctttttctctcttagttttcctcactttgtgttttgcattgcatcctattctaattctaattacatggggcctttataggaaattagggttaagaaaatacaaaaaaccgtcaaagactaagagtaaccggccaaaaacgtgccaagaaaCCGCCATTACGCAAGCTgtgtaaaactacgcgagccgcagaGTGAGATCAAAAGCAACTCTGCGCCCCGCGGACTAGTTCAGCAggcactccgcgccccgcggtcTTCTACGCGGCCCTGTTCGagtcactatatttcaacatAGCATTTGGAAACTGTTGTGATGATGTTctgttaattatttttgatgagtCTCaatacatggtttgttttagcTGAATTCAATATGTGGGTTTGAAGAAAATACCATTCTAAAGGGTTATGGAGTTGGGATTTAACTGTGtgttaattgataaatgaaatttaaaatgtTGAGACTTGAGTCAATCCTAGGCATCAATCAACAAAGTAGTTTGTTAACTTTGAGAGAAGTTTTAGGGAAACAAACATTGTCACTGCAATATTTTGAACTTTTCTACAATCAATGATATTTTAATAAGTTATTCTGGCTATTCTAAATTAGACTATATTTTGGACCCTTTTGTTTTAGTGTAGTTATCTATACTGCTAGTTTAGTTGGTTCATTGAAAGAATAGTTGGTTTTGAGTGTTGATCTCCTAGGTTCTTGAAAATGTTTATGGGTTATTGTAGTAATATATGACATTAATATCTGAGTGAAATGATATCTTTAGTTTGGGCATTTAACTACGTAATGAGGAGTCTTGTTATCATGCTCTTGATAAAAATGCACTTATGTGCATTTGGATTTTCTATTTAAGGAAATGCaaatatactaaataaataGAATCATAGGCCGTCAAACGCCCACTTGTGGTAGCAATTTACGAGTTTGAGAATTTACAATGTTGTATCTTTTATTATAATACCTCTCCTTCTTATTAGTCGCTACACTTGCATGTTGCATAGATACCAATATTCACCAACCAATATTGTCTTACTTGTTCtttatatataagaaaaatactTAAATGAGACCTTAATTGTTAGAGTTActggtgacttgagtgcaccattCAAGACCATGCATTAGTAAAGTGCGTAGAATTGGAATCTTTTGGGTGTTTAAGTTAGACACTTAATGTGTAGTCCAGTTGGTGGATTAATTTGTGTGTTAATGATGGTGTTTAAGTTGGTGATCAATGCGTGGTGTATATGGTGTGTTGATGGAGGCACTTAAACATGCATATTATGATGGTAATTAAAGCATGTTGAATAATGAGGTTAATGAGGAATTGCAAGAGGTTGTAGATGCTTTGAACGAGGCATCCAAGAAGTATGGTTCGTGTCTTGATCGAGCAAAAATGAAAACAGAATGCTTCCCTGCacagtgctcgaacgagcacttcACAAACTCAAGTCAGTAGCTTCATTTTTGGAACTGCTCGAATGAGCTCTAAGGAGGCTCGAATGAGCAAGCTTGGCAGTGCACATTGGATGctgttttttaatgtttgttttTCTTAGAAGTTACTACATGTAATTTACTCTTAGCCATTATTGTATACACTCATCAAATGTAtaccctctataaatagaggtcatGCTCATAcaaatcatccacaaaaaataccctaagcctaaacacatagcctatatctcttctctattatAATTCTCcaatttgagagttctttgaactcctttgtgaTAATATAAGCGAGATACTACACACCTCCGAGGAAGTAGCCaaaattgggtgaacctcgtaaatcaATGTGTCATTtctattgcattattttctctttcaaataTTGTTTTCATTGAAAATGTAATTTGTTC
This Amaranthus tricolor cultivar Red isolate AtriRed21 chromosome 13, ASM2621246v1, whole genome shotgun sequence DNA region includes the following protein-coding sequences:
- the LOC130797711 gene encoding uncharacterized protein LOC130797711, yielding MNLLNPQTSNSSSTESYQTMLQESINIFLSQHQSGISDFSHFNLMFSRIIHTMPSPPIELIWFHSAVNYHTHKNITTQDVNLGRIFTLKELFHSLNSCSGPCCSSLKKVAVLAPLTFELYNLVSDLISNTKSSLDEVIKVEIGCFMEGLVSFISLCCCEAVDDHDDALVFTPCFVDLVKVWTIQKRESRFAFEDDVKMFFPVISGEVHNELLMGGRVGLLAGIVMYQTFLLYLCLKFVWEDSQEKLKADVLSLVVSTNSGFRSCYFFDILLKMLLESSLPVLSLLTAVDEVLLREAIFDAIILEDLFDRGCGIRLCSHHSNILASTWLFVADKAMQFVRCNGDHDRLVFYMKAFSKSFILSQLLKWVSTQIVALENANKINFSTPTAFMEWLLQVTSQASRCFISDEFSMLLEKAMNYLSDMKRALPCLEPNDNHVIFDHKECRDEDHEMIDSTEGAKTSCDSNFAGACRKRKGEKDEGDLRVKLFKYQIHDSPIKNILPFQNEVGLIRRSYAFPKIDTESSF